In the Quercus lobata isolate SW786 chromosome 5, ValleyOak3.0 Primary Assembly, whole genome shotgun sequence genome, one interval contains:
- the LOC115991440 gene encoding uncharacterized protein LOC115991440, with protein MLILKGKLHFQPLNWNTICSSFPSWTWVLSHHQVEGYLSLENILLGSTQEEHGELSCPGPGKHSLQEDPIDVDDATLVENLWSLMKLKRTFLPTLKKHCQIQNGRS; from the exons ATGCTAATAttaaagggtaaattacattttcaGCCCCTCAATTGGAATACAAtttgctcttcttttccttcatggACATGGGTCCTTTCTCATCATCAA GTGGAAGGATACTTATCTTTGGAGAACATACTTCTCGGCTCAACTCAG GAAGAACATGGTGAACTAAGTTGCCCTGGGCCTGGGAAACACTCTCTCCAAGAGGACcccattgatgttgatgatgccACCTTA GTGGAGAACCTCTGGAGtttgatgaaattgaaaagGACCTTCCTGCCTACTCTAAAAAAGCATTGTCAGATTCAAAATGGACGTTCATAA